A genome region from Sphingobacteriaceae bacterium GW460-11-11-14-LB5 includes the following:
- a CDS encoding DUF4440 domain-containing protein yields MIKKLLIFSGLLISTSFCFAQKTAVEDAVTKLTKLMVSPDSSALDKIILNNLSYGHSSGKIQTKQEFMHSLLSGESDFVDINLTDQTVVVQNKTALVRHTLNAKTNDKNVPGNVKLYILLIWSKEKSEWKLIGRQAVKVL; encoded by the coding sequence ATGATAAAGAAACTCTTGATTTTTTCGGGCTTATTAATTTCCACCAGCTTTTGTTTTGCTCAAAAAACAGCAGTAGAAGATGCTGTAACCAAATTAACAAAATTAATGGTTAGCCCTGATAGTTCGGCGCTTGATAAAATAATTTTGAATAACCTAAGTTACGGCCATTCGAGTGGAAAGATTCAAACCAAACAAGAGTTTATGCACTCATTGCTTTCCGGCGAATCTGATTTTGTGGATATTAATTTAACCGATCAGACGGTTGTTGTTCAAAATAAAACAGCTTTGGTACGTCATACGCTAAATGCCAAAACAAATGATAAAAATGTTCCCGGAAATGTGAAATTGTATATTCTTTTAATCTGGAGCAAAGAAAAATCAGAATGGAAATTAATTGGTAGACAAGCAGTTAAGGTATTATAA
- a CDS encoding AAA family ATPase yields the protein MIERIAKKELLELSDQFKSIAVIGPRQSGKTTLTRNVFPDKPYVSLENPDTRLYAEDDPRGFLSQFPDGAILDEAQRTPKLFSYIQQILDESTSKGKFIITGSNNFLLQESIVQTLAGRVAYIKLLPLSISELKSANMFNENVNGFILKGGYPPIYDQNIPPNKWHQNYINTYLEKDVRQIKNITNLSLFERFLRLCAGRIGQLLNMNSLGIEVGVDSKTIASWIGVLESSFVIHLLKPHHQNFNKRIVKMPKLYFYDTGLATALLGIQNELQLDTHPSKGSLFENMVIIEMLKSRFNLGLPDNLYFWRDNVGNEIDVLIDEAGTLYPIEIKAGKTINTDYFKGINFWNKLTSGTGGTIIYAGSESQMRSTNINIYPWNSMGWE from the coding sequence ATGATTGAAAGAATTGCTAAAAAAGAACTACTTGAGTTAAGTGACCAGTTTAAATCAATAGCTGTAATTGGCCCAAGGCAATCCGGCAAAACTACCTTAACCAGAAATGTTTTTCCAGATAAACCTTATGTTTCTTTAGAAAACCCGGATACGCGCTTGTACGCTGAAGATGATCCACGTGGGTTTTTGAGTCAATTTCCTGATGGCGCTATCTTAGATGAAGCGCAGAGAACTCCTAAACTCTTTTCTTATATACAACAAATTCTGGATGAATCGACATCTAAAGGGAAATTCATCATTACAGGTTCTAATAATTTTTTACTTCAGGAAAGCATCGTACAAACCTTAGCGGGTAGGGTAGCTTATATTAAACTTTTACCGCTTTCTATCTCAGAATTAAAATCAGCAAACATGTTTAATGAAAATGTTAACGGCTTTATTCTAAAGGGCGGATATCCACCTATTTATGATCAAAATATCCCGCCTAACAAATGGCACCAAAACTATATAAATACATACTTGGAAAAAGATGTGAGGCAGATAAAGAACATTACCAATTTGTCATTGTTCGAAAGGTTTTTAAGACTATGTGCGGGTAGGATTGGACAATTATTAAACATGAATAGTTTAGGGATTGAAGTTGGTGTAGATAGTAAAACAATAGCTTCGTGGATTGGGGTTCTTGAAAGTAGTTTCGTGATACATTTACTGAAACCTCATCATCAAAATTTTAATAAACGCATAGTTAAAATGCCGAAATTATATTTTTATGATACTGGACTGGCAACTGCCTTACTAGGGATACAGAATGAACTACAATTAGATACTCATCCAAGTAAGGGAAGTCTCTTTGAAAATATGGTTATTATTGAAATGCTGAAATCAAGATTTAATTTGGGACTACCCGATAATCTATATTTTTGGAGGGATAATGTAGGCAATGAGATTGATGTTTTAATTGATGAAGCAGGTACGCTTTACCCAATAGAAATTAAAGCTGGTAAAACGATAAATACCGATTACTTTAAGGGAATTAATTTTTGGAATAAATTAACATCTGGAACAGGGGGAACAATAATATATGCAGGAAGTGAATCGCAGATGAGAAGTACTAATATTAATATCTATCCCTGGAACAGTATGGGCTGGGAATAA